The genomic DNA CGCATCGTCAACCACAGCCGTCGCCATCTCCATATCTCTATCACCTCCTCCTCTTTCGCATCAGGTCGTCATTTcgtttcctcttctctcttgtttgtttcttcttcatcaacccaGCTTTATAGTCTTACTCGCTCCTTTGGTCAATTCCAGGGCTTTGGCCTCTCTCTGATAAGAAGAATCGATTTCTTTCTCCACTCGCGCAGAGAAGCTTCTTGCATCGCCGTACGGGCTCCGTCGAGCACCTTCCTCTTTCCATGGTTAGTTCTCAGAAATTTTCGGTATACTCATTTCGTAGAAATCTGGAATTGTGAAATTATTAGGTGACATGGGTTCGTTTGGTTGCTTTCATTGATTTAGTCTTTATTTGTATGCGGCTGATGCTGCTCCTATGGTGTGGAATGTTTTGGATAAGGTTGCAGAAACAAATTTGGATAAGGTTGATTTAGTCTAAGATTGTATTGTTCACGTATTGTCATTGTTTTAGAACTCGTCTGTGATTGGCAACTCggaagaagaagtggaggaagaagaggatgatgatgcaGACTGGGAGTCAGAATTTCTTGGGGAGATTGATCCGTTGGATATACAACCtccaaagaagaggaaaaagcagAAGAATTCGAAAGCCCTCGACGACACTGAAGGGATGGATTGGTGTGTCAGGGCAAGGAAAATTGCGCTTAAGTCGATTGAGGCAAGAGGATTGTCTTCTAGAATGGCAGAGATGTTGCctcttaagaagaagaaaaagaaaaggagcaaGAAAGTAAttgtaaacaagaaagaaaaggtcAAAAGTAAAAGTGTTCCCGAAGATGATTTTGAtacagatgaagaagatttGGATATTGAAGATGGACCGGTGGAGGATAAGATGGGGGATTTGCGGAAGAGAGTTAGTTCATTAGCTGGTGGAATgtttgaggagaagaaggagaagatgaaggagcAATTAGCTCAGAGGCTATCCCAGTTTTCAGGACCTTCTGATCGTATGAAGGAAATCAACCTGAACAAAGCTATAATAGAAGCGCAGACTGCTGAGGAGGTACTGGAAGTAACAGCTGAGACTATCATGGCTGTTGCCAAAGGTTTAAGTCCATCGCCATTGTCTCCCCTAAACATTGCTACTGCACTCCACCGAATTGCCAAGAATATGGAGAAAGTTTCGATGATGAGAACTCGTAGGCTTGCATTTGCTCGGCAAAGAGAGATGTCAATGCTTGTTGCTCTTGCAATGACATGTCTACCAGAATGTTCAGCTCAAGGAATCTCAAATATTTCTTGGGCATTGTCCAAAATAGGGGGTGAATTGCTTTACTTGACAGAGATGGATAGAGTTGCAGAAGTTGCCACATCAAAGGTTGGGGATTTCAATTCTCAGAATGTTGCTAATATTGCAGGGGCGTTTGCTTCCATGCGGCATTCTGCTCCAGAACTCTTTGCTGAGTTGTCAAAGAGGGCTTCCACTATTGTCATTACCTTTAAGGGCCAAGAGATTGCTCAACTATTGTGGTCATTTGCCTCACTTTATGAGCCAGCTGATTCTTTGCTAGAATCTTTGGATAGTTCTTTTAAAGGCTGTGACCAGTTCAAGTGCTGCTTAACAAAAGAAATGGCAAACCATGATGAGGTAGCAGACGTTGAAGTAAGCAATGGTGCTTCAGGATCTCCAGCACTTAGCTTTAACAGGGACCAGCTTGGAAACATAGCATGGTCTTATGCTGTTCTTGGGCAAGTTGAGCGACCTTTCTTTGCCAATATATGGAATACTTTGACCAGCTTGGTGGAGCAAAGGCTTTCAGAACAGTATAGGGAAGACGTCATGTTTGCTTCTCAGGTGTATCTTGTAAATCAGTGCTTGAAGCTTGAGTGCCCCCACCTTCAGTTGTCACTTTGTCATGGACTCGAAGAGAAAATAACCCGTGCAGGAAAAACCAAAAGGTTCAATCAGAAAATAACCTCATCTTTTCAGAAAGAAGTTGGACGCCTTCTAATCAGTACAGGGCTTGATTGGGCTAAAGAACATGATGTGGATGGTTACACTGTGGATGTTGCTCTGGTCGAGAAGAAAGTTGCTTTAGAAATCGACGGGCCAACTCATTTCTCAAGAAACTCTGGTAAGTGCCATCACCTATATCTTAATTTATCTTGGTGTCTGGAGGAGCCAATCCAAACTCAATGGTCATTTCGACTCTTGTCTTCTGCAGGACTACCATTAGGGCATACAATGCTGAAGCGGCGATATGTTGCTGCTGCTGGATGGAAAGTGGTATCTTTGTCTCTTCAAGAGGTGGGTCTAAAATGtcaaaaactaatataattgAGTTACTAGGATAAGAAATTGTCTCCATACAATAGTTAAAACGAAAAAGCTCACTTGTTCTTGCATAATTGATAGATAATGTTTGCTCATCTCAGTCCCGAGTATACACTGAACATGTGTTGAATttgcttttattatttttagtggGAAGAACATGAAGGCAGCCACGAACAGCTAGAATATTTGAGGGAGATTCTCAAAGGCTGCATATAGAGNTGGAGCAAAGGCTTTCAGAACAGTATAGGGAAGACGTCATGTTTGCTTCTCAGGTGTATCTTGTAAATCAGTGCTTGAAGCTTGAGTGCCCCCACCTTCAGTTGTCACTTTGTCATGGACTCGAAGAGAAAATAACCCGTGCAGGAAAAACCAAAAGGTTCAATCAGAAAATAACCTCATCTTTTCAGAAAGAAGTTGGACGCCTTCTAATCAGTACAGGGCTTGATTGGGCTAAAGAACATGATGTGGATGGTTACACTGTGGATGTTGCTCTGGTCGAGAAGAAAGTTGCTTTAGAAATCGACGGGCCAACTCATTTCTCAAGAAACTCTGGTAAGTGCCATCACCTATATCTTAATTTATCTTGGTGTCTGGAGGAGCCAATCCAAACTCAATGGTCATTTCGACTCTTGTCTTCTGCAGGACTACCATTAGGGCATACAATGCTGAAGCGGCGATATGTTGCTGCTGCTGGATGGAAAGTGGTATCTTTGTCTCTTCAAGAGGTGGGTCTAAAATGtcaaaaactaatataattgAGTTACTAGGATAAGAAATTGTCTCCATACAATAGTTAAAACGAAAAAGCTCACTTGTTCTTGCATAATTGATAGATAATGTTTGCTCATCTCAGTCCCGAGTATACACTGAACATGTGTTGAATttgcttttattatttttagtggGAAGAACATGAAGGCAGCCACGAACAGCTAGAATATTTGAGGGAGATTCTCAAAGGCTGCATATAGAGAAGACAGTAACAAAACATGTAACTCATtgtcattttaattaattgctCTTTTCCCTTATGTATATAGTTAAGATTCTTATAGTGTATTGAGAATTTATGTTTAGAGCAACAAACATAATTGAAACCCATTTAAGTTATACAGTCTTCATTACAAATTTCTGCCAAGATAGTGTTTTAGTTATTTCCTATGCAACAGGAATCTagaaaacatacataaaagCAAACAGTACATATTGAAATACTAGTGCTTGATCTGGGACAACATGGTCCTGACATCTTTGCTGTTCGGCCTCTGTTTTGGATCATCCAAAGTACAGTAACAAGCGATTTTCAGAACCAGAAGCATCTGTTCATCGAATCCTTGTCCCAACAAAGTTGGATCAATCGCAACACTTGGATTCTCTGATGTGATTATATTCCTCATCCACTTTATCAGACTCATCTCATCAGTATGCTGAAAGAACTCATCTGAAGGAAGCTTCCCAATCACCAGAACTCCAAGAATCACTCCAAAACTATAGATATCACATTTATCTGTGAACTTGATAGTTTGATGATACTCTGGTGCTATGTATCCCACAGTACCTGCTACATTTGAGAGCGTAAGGTGTGTGGCTGCATCAGGCATTGACTTTGCCAGCCCGAAATCTGCAATTCTGGCTTCCATGTCATCATCGAGAAGAACATTTGCTGGCTTTAAGTCTCTGTGAATGATTCTTGGCTTATGATCCATGTGAAGGTACTCAAGTCCTGCGGCTATACCTAGAGCAATCTTGTGCCTTGCTGGCCACATTAGCTCTTTTTGTCCAGCTAACACCTCAGTCAGTATATCTTGCAAACTCCCATTCTTCATGTATTCGTAAACGAGGAAGTGGCACTCAGGTCTTGACACATGTGCTAACAAGGGGAGAAGATTCCGATGCCGGATTTGGCCAACTGTATTGATCTCTGATCTAATTTGCCTCATTTTCTTGTTCATAAACTTGGAATCTTCATCTGCAAGTTCATTGGCGTCTTTGGATGGTTGGATCACTTTCTTCACGGCGATGAGCTTCCCGTTGCTTCCAGGTAGTTCCGCTTTGAAAACTTCTCCACAACCACCTTTCCCAATGACCTCGAGAGAAGCTATCGCTTCTTCGTCCTCCAAGAAAGCTAAATCTTCAGCTTTCTTGATCAATGGGCTGAAGATGGAAGGACCTGATGGTTTTCCTGATCCTTTTATCGCTGCAACAATCAATTTAAACATCACCGAGAAGACAAACCCAGAGATTGTCCCTCCTATGGCTCCAACGACAAACCCTAAGATCCATGCcgctactttcttcttcttgctcttcttcttcttcttcttcttctcctcaggTTTTGGTGCTCCCTTTGGAGCTTTCGATGTAGTAGTGTTGTTGGACTTCTTCGTGGAATTTGAAGATGGAGTTTCAGCAAGAATGTGTCTTGTATGGCGTGGAGTTGTCTGAAGCTTGATTTTGCTCATAACCGGAACAGAACCTTCCAAATGCCGGTTACCGGAGAAATCAAAGAACCGGAGAGTGTGGAACGGCACAATTGGTTTTGGGATCTTGCCTGAGAAGAGATTGTTTGCAACAGAGAGATTCTCTAGGTTGCGTAGATTCTTCAAGAAATTCAAGTTCCCGGAGAACTTGTTGGAAGAAAGATCAAGGATTCGAAGACGGCTCAAACTAGAAAAGTTTCCCGGAATCTGACCGGAAAATCTATTGTTTCTAAGATCAAGGACTTCAAGTTGCTTACAGCTTAAGATACCAACCGGAACAGCATTGACCAACTGGTTATTAGATAAAGTAAGTTCCTTTAGCTCCGACAACCTTCCGATCACCGGAGAGATAGCCCCCGTCAAGCTTCTTGATCGGTATACAAGCCTCGTGACACGGAGAACGTATTCTCCCGTGGCGGCTGAGCGCCTTCTCTCGCAGGAAACTCCTCGACGACCGCAAGGGTTGACATCATTGGACGTAAAACGTTGACCGTTGACTCCGAGCTCTGTTTCGATGACCTGAAGAGCTTTGAAATCTGAGGAATCGATATCGAGCAACTCAAGAGAGGAGACgaacgaagaagagagaagaaaaaaggagaggGCGGTGAAGAGTAGAGGCCGGAGAAAGAGATCGGCGTTTCCCGTGGGAACAGCCATTTTTTGATTAGagaaagtttcttctttgtgGATGTTGTCGGAGTCTACACACACTCTGGCTATTTATGGTCAGCAACTGACACTAATCtgtacaaaaaatatttacgtGTTCTACGgtattgttttttattctttctaaaatttgatattaatgtcacaaaatatagtcttttatgttaaatttaaatatttaataataattagacATATCAATGTTAGACTAAAATTAATATTCTGTAAAATTTAttccttccgtttcaaaatataagatgttttagagaagtttttttgtttcataatataagatgttttcaagtttttatgcaatttttagattagtttagtattttatattatgcagtatggtttctgattggtttaacttattaaaagtaaatatttcttaatttgcatgctttaattaaaacatcctatattttgaaacgtagggaatatgatatatttgattGAATTCTTACGTATGAGAGTTACTTAGAAAACTACATTTAtgatatatgtttataataaattaataattgtcCTGAAATGCCAAATTGGAGTACTCGTACCGTGTGGATCAGTGGATTTGGGTATTTTTCCAGGAAATAGCAAGTTGCAATTGCAATATAGCGATTAATCTGTAATTGACTTGACTATGTAAAGTGTTGATAAGTCAAAGTCGACTCTGTGGGGTTCCATAGCGTGAGCCACACCGTTCCCTACACGTTAGAAAAATTAGTATCAAATTCAATGTTAGCTATGTTCCACACCTTTCGTTATATTTCACTTTCAGTCACTCTCTTTGGCGTTTTGTGTCCATTTGTTCGTTGTCTGTTTTAAGATTCCATCCTGGTGAGTGTGAAATAAGTCGAAACAGCAGGCTGCTCTTTTGTTTAAAAAGAGATAACTACGTAAGTGAaggtataattaaaaataacaatgtTACCAGTACCACcaaattattgttaatttaaaatatttgctctttatttatgaaattatatgttatgTGAAAATTTTTCTAGTTTCTGTTCATCAATGTTccacaaaactaaattttaaatagaaa from Camelina sativa cultivar DH55 chromosome 7, Cs, whole genome shotgun sequence includes the following:
- the LOC109124661 gene encoding uncharacterized protein LOC109124661 isoform X2 gives rise to the protein MECVVPFRRCFCLNSPEIRHRIVNHSRRHLHISITSSSFASGLWPLSDKKNRFLSPLAQRSFLHRRTGSVEHLPLSMNSSVIGNSEEEVEEEEDDDADWESEFLGEIDPLDIQPPKKRKKQKNSKALDDTEGMDWCVRARKIALKSIEARGLSSRMAEMLPLKKKKKKRSKKVIVNKKEKVKSKSVPEDDFDTDEEDLDIEDGPVEDKMGDLRKRVSSLAGGMFEEKKEKMKEQLAQRLSQFSGPSDRMKEINLNKAIIEAQTAEEVLEVTAETIMAVAKGLSPSPLSPLNIATALHRIAKNMEKVSMMRTRRLAFARQREMSMLVALAMTCLPECSAQGISNISWALSKIGGELLYLTEMDRVAEVATSKVGDFNSQNVANIAGAFASMRHSAPELFAELSKRASTIVITFKGQEIAQLLWSFASLYEPADSLLESLDSSFKGCDQFKCCLTKEMANHDEVADVEVSNGASGSPALSFNRDQLGNIAWSYAVLGQVERPFFANIWNTLTSLVEQRLSEQYREDVMFASQVYLVNQCLKLECPHLQLSLCHGLEEKITRAGKTKRFNQKITSSFQKEVGRLLISTGLDWAKEHDVDGYTVDVALVEKKVALEIDGPTHFSRNSGLPLGHTMLKRRYVAAAGWKVVSLSLQEWEEHEGSHEQLEYLREILKGCI
- the LOC109124661 gene encoding uncharacterized protein LOC109124661 isoform X3, translated to MECVVPFRRCFCLNSPEIRHRIVNHSRRHLHISITSSSFASGLWPLSDKKNRFLSPLAQRSFLHRRTGSVEHLPLSMNSSVIGNSEEEVEEEEDDDADWESEFLGEIDPLDIQPPKKRKKQKNSKALDDTEGMDWCVRARKIALKSIEARGLSSRMAEMLPLKKKKKKRSKKVIVNKKEKVKSKSVPEDDFDTDEEDLDIEDGPVEDKMGDLRKRVSSLAGGMFEEKKEKMKEQLAQRLSQFSGPSDRMKEINLNKAIIEAQTAEEVLEVTAETIMAVAKGLSPSPLSPLNIATALHRIAKNMEKVSMMRTRRLAFARQREMSMLVALAMTCLPECSAQGISNISWALSKIGGELLYLTEMDRVAEVATSKVGDFNSQNVANIAGAFASMRHSAPELFAELSKRASTIVITFKGQEIAQLLWSFASLYEPADSLLESLDSSFKGCDQFKCCLTKEMANHDEVADVEVSNGASGSPALSFNRDQLGNIAWSYAVLGQVERPFFANIWNTLTSLVEQRLSEQYREDVMFASQVYLVNQCLKLECPHLQLSLCHGLEEKITRAGKTKRFNQKITSSFQKEVGRLLISTGLDWAKEHDVDGYTVDVALVEKKVALEIDGPTHFSRNSGLPLGHTMLKRRYVAAAGWKVVSLSLQEWEEHEGSHEQLEYLREILKGCI
- the LOC109124661 gene encoding uncharacterized protein LOC109124661 isoform X1, whose translation is MECVVPFRRCFCLNSPEIRHRIVNHSRRHLHISITSSSFASGLWPLSDKKNRFLSPLAQRSFLHRRTGSVEHLPLSMNSSVIGNSEEEVEEEEDDDADWESEFLGEIDPLDIQPPKKRKKQKNSKALDDTEGMDWCVRARKIALKSIEARGLSSRMAEMLPLKKKKKKRSKKVIVNKKEKVKSKSVPEDDFDTDEEDLDIEDGPVEDKMGDLRKRVSSLAGGMFEEKKEKMKEQLAQRLSQFSGPSDRMKEINLNKAIIEAQTAEEVLEVTAETIMAVAKGLSPSPLSPLNIATALHRIAKNMEKVSMMRTRRLAFARQREMSMLVALAMTCLPECSAQGISNISWALSKIGGELLYLTEMDRVAEVATSKVGDFNSQNVANIAGAFASMRHSAPELFAELSKRASTIVITFKGQEIAQLLWSFASLYEPADSLLESLDSSFKGCDQFKCCLTKEMANHDEVADVEVSNGASGSPALSFNRDQLGNIAWSYAVLGQVERPFFANIWNTLTSLVEQRLSEQYREDVMFASQVYLVNQCLKLECPHLQLSLCHGLEEKITRAGKTKRFNQKITSSFQKEVGRLLISTGLDWAKEHDVDGYTVDVALVEKKVALEIDGPTHFSRNSGLPLGHTMLKRRYVAAAGWKVVSLSLQEWEEHEGSHEQLEYLREILKGCI
- the LOC104700277 gene encoding leucine-rich repeat receptor-like serine/threonine/tyrosine-protein kinase SOBIR1, which produces MAVPTGNADLFLRPLLFTALSFFLLSSSFVSSLELLDIDSSDFKALQVIETELGVNGQRFTSNDVNPCGRRGVSCERRRSAATGEYVLRVTRLVYRSRSLTGAISPVIGRLSELKELTLSNNQLVNAVPVGILSCKQLEVLDLRNNRFSGQIPGNFSSLSRLRILDLSSNKFSGNLNFLKNLRNLENLSVANNLFSGKIPKPIVPFHTLRFFDFSGNRHLEGSVPVMSKIKLQTTPRHTRHILAETPSSNSTKKSNNTTTSKAPKGAPKPEEKKKKKKKSKKKKVAAWILGFVVGAIGGTISGFVFSVMFKLIVAAIKGSGKPSGPSIFSPLIKKAEDLAFLEDEEAIASLEVIGKGGCGEVFKAELPGSNGKLIAVKKVIQPSKDANELADEDSKFMNKKMRQIRSEINTVGQIRHRNLLPLLAHVSRPECHFLVYEYMKNGSLQDILTEVLAGQKELMWPARHKIALGIAAGLEYLHMDHKPRIIHRDLKPANVLLDDDMEARIADFGLAKSMPDAATHLTLSNVAGTVGYIAPEYHQTIKFTDKCDIYSFGVILGVLVIGKLPSDEFFQHTDEMSLIKWMRNIITSENPSVAIDPTLLGQGFDEQMLLVLKIACYCTLDDPKQRPNSKDVRTMLSQIKH